A single region of the Borrelia hermsii DAH genome encodes:
- the pfkB gene encoding 1-phosphofructokinase, producing MVYTLTLNPAIDYKIVINGFQKGCLNRVVKSNFFAGGKGINVSNVLKNFETESVAFGFLGGFTGDYIKTHLDLMGIKHDFISIADNTRINIKMMSDGKETEINGNSPAILESDFKSLILKLKKLDQDVLIMSGSIPSSLGCRAYNEIAKNLSSNVRLIIDTSGPALQEIIELKPFLIKPNVNELKELLGMNLISNKDLINAGHELIERGVQNIIVSMGSEGAMFINNKDAYVASVPQIDSLSTIGAGDSVVAGFVYAYQNGNSLCDSFKFGVAAGTSTALRGQLCSLDDVKDILGKIKLE from the coding sequence TTGGTATATACGCTTACTCTTAATCCTGCTATTGATTATAAAATAGTTATAAACGGGTTTCAAAAAGGGTGTCTTAATCGTGTTGTTAAGAGTAATTTTTTTGCTGGTGGAAAGGGAATAAATGTAAGTAATGTACTTAAGAATTTTGAAACGGAAAGTGTTGCTTTTGGATTTTTGGGTGGATTTACTGGTGATTATATAAAGACCCATCTTGATTTGATGGGAATAAAGCATGATTTTATTAGCATAGCTGATAATACTAGAATCAATATTAAAATGATGTCAGATGGAAAAGAAACAGAAATTAATGGGAATTCACCTGCAATTCTTGAGAGTGATTTTAAGTCTTTGATTTTAAAATTAAAAAAATTAGATCAAGATGTGTTAATCATGTCTGGGAGTATTCCAAGCTCGCTTGGGTGTCGGGCTTATAATGAGATAGCTAAGAATCTATCAAGTAATGTTAGGTTAATTATTGATACTAGCGGGCCTGCCTTGCAAGAGATTATAGAACTTAAACCTTTTTTAATAAAGCCAAATGTTAATGAACTTAAGGAACTTTTGGGGATGAATTTGATTTCTAATAAGGATTTAATTAATGCTGGGCATGAGCTTATAGAAAGGGGCGTGCAAAATATTATAGTCTCAATGGGTAGTGAGGGGGCTATGTTTATAAATAATAAAGATGCTTATGTAGCTAGTGTTCCGCAAATTGATTCTTTAAGCACTATTGGGGCAGGGGATTCTGTCGTTGCTGGATTTGTATATGCATATCAAAATGGGAATTCTCTTTGTGATTCTTTTAAATTTGGAGTTGCAGCAGGTACTTCCACAGCACTTAGAGGACAACTTTGTAGTCTTGATGATGTTAAGGATATTCTTGGTAAAATAAAACTTGAGTAG
- the recD gene encoding exodeoxyribonuclease V subunit alpha, with translation MRNYLVLREFLKDHKRNYLNPELKIYEIIETLNINIENYYKSHLLIKTIKNETCKELTIFLIFLFNYLSKGHLRANIDLLIKDIQNTIECAFLELEEEDQFYQKSINILEELAKFTKSIKIHEMILSLKENNIMKDFNKDEKITTPLILENNIYIYTQKNFREEEELIKKIEQRLKDNKSEISDQRIQNIMANLNTKDLSKEQINSIKKSLKSNFFILSGGPGTGKTTTINYILKAIDIHLNVKQKVALVAPTGKASQKLKSSLKESFQNLETRYSTVQKLLKMSFISKGNKYDEANPLEFEIIIIDEASMIDASTFLKLLKAVKTSTKLIITGDKNQLPSIAGGNVYASLTAIKEISNENVEILKKNFRSNDEINLLAEAIYKEDTDLIDTQLNANKNIILKDINKVNIENELLNHIKNLYKNISNFELSSLNDKEIESIINPLLNNVILCSRNFGKFGTKRINEIIKLYLKKIYGNLIGQIILITQNDYKNDLFNGERGILFKENSKIYALFKREDEKYKKINFNLINKFELSFATTIHKSQGSEYQHVQIIIEDHPFLTKELLYTAITRAKASIEIISSKDIIKNVSLKTIKRDSKILEHIDALK, from the coding sequence ATGAGGAATTATTTAGTCTTAAGAGAATTTTTAAAAGATCATAAGAGAAATTATTTGAATCCAGAACTCAAAATTTATGAAATAATTGAAACTTTAAACATAAACATAGAAAATTACTACAAATCACATTTACTTATAAAAACAATAAAAAATGAAACGTGCAAAGAACTTACTATTTTTTTAATATTCCTATTTAATTATCTCTCTAAAGGACATTTAAGAGCTAACATTGATTTACTAATAAAAGATATTCAAAACACGATCGAATGTGCTTTCCTTGAATTAGAAGAAGAAGATCAATTTTATCAAAAATCAATAAACATACTAGAAGAACTTGCAAAATTTACAAAATCAATCAAAATACACGAAATGATCTTATCTTTAAAAGAAAATAATATAATGAAAGATTTTAATAAAGATGAAAAAATCACAACTCCTTTAATATTAGAAAATAATATTTATATCTATACTCAAAAAAATTTTAGAGAAGAAGAAGAGCTAATAAAAAAAATAGAACAAAGACTTAAAGATAACAAAAGTGAGATAAGCGATCAAAGAATACAAAATATAATGGCAAACTTAAACACCAAGGATCTAAGTAAAGAACAAATCAATTCAATTAAGAAATCTTTAAAAAGCAATTTCTTTATACTCAGTGGTGGCCCGGGAACAGGTAAAACAACAACTATCAATTATATTCTAAAAGCAATTGATATTCACTTAAACGTCAAGCAAAAGGTAGCACTTGTAGCGCCAACTGGAAAAGCAAGTCAAAAACTAAAATCAAGTCTAAAAGAATCATTTCAAAACCTTGAAACAAGATATAGCACAGTACAAAAATTATTAAAAATGTCATTCATCAGTAAAGGCAATAAATATGATGAGGCTAACCCTCTAGAATTTGAAATAATCATAATTGATGAAGCATCTATGATAGATGCAAGCACTTTCTTAAAATTGTTAAAGGCGGTCAAGACAAGCACAAAACTCATAATAACAGGAGATAAAAACCAGCTTCCATCAATAGCTGGAGGAAATGTATATGCAAGTCTTACAGCAATAAAAGAAATAAGTAATGAAAATGTAGAAATACTTAAAAAAAATTTCAGAAGTAACGATGAGATAAATTTATTAGCCGAGGCAATATATAAAGAAGATACAGACCTAATTGATACCCAACTTAATGCCAATAAAAATATAATTCTAAAGGATATAAATAAAGTAAATATTGAAAACGAATTATTAAATCACATAAAAAATTTATACAAAAATATCTCTAATTTCGAACTCAGCTCACTAAACGACAAAGAAATTGAATCGATAATTAATCCCCTGCTTAACAACGTCATTTTATGTTCAAGAAATTTTGGAAAATTTGGAACAAAAAGAATAAATGAAATAATAAAATTATATTTGAAAAAAATCTATGGCAATTTAATTGGACAAATAATTTTAATTACTCAAAATGACTATAAAAATGACCTATTTAATGGAGAAAGGGGTATTCTCTTTAAAGAAAATTCTAAAATTTACGCTTTATTTAAAAGAGAAGATGAGAAATATAAAAAAATAAATTTTAATTTAATAAACAAATTTGAACTTAGTTTTGCAACAACAATACATAAAAGTCAAGGATCTGAATATCAACATGTACAAATAATAATAGAAGATCATCCATTCTTAACTAAAGAACTACTCTACACTGCAATAACAAGGGCAAAAGCAAGCATAGAAATAATATCAAGCAAAGATATCATTAAAAATGTTAGTCTAAAAACAATAAAGAGGGATTCAAAAATCTTAGAGCATATAGACGCATTAAAATAA
- the recB gene encoding exodeoxyribonuclease V subunit beta, whose product MKEIIDKIKYNEKILIEASAGTGKTYTLENTITNLLINKMYSPSEILVLTFTKKATEEMHIRILKSIENAYQNSKTDKSLKTIYEQSNKIFISTINKFALYALNNFQIETENFSKYSVKENFTSEIDEIVYEFLRKSDSLKKEFEIKDDEFEIFKSKFKNTKDMTQYIRQGYKRDKTQELGDWIETQTIFNQMLTNKDKLIDKYNLIVEALNEMTMEEKRTFLNKHNQGIKISEIKYSHEKDIVKITDILTNNKFFCKIIESNLKKNVTLLPKELKIQTALRELSHETNTDKEDKNTLRRFINLKVEYKILKYIERELATTINATNTIDQKQIMLNLKKHLESRDNRLLNSIKNRYKIILIDEAQDLDLIQIEIFELLSSCGIKLVFIADPKQIIYTFRNADISFYNQNIKDKIKDDARITLLTNYRSNKKLIEPLNIMFDNIYNKARTDEIEQIKFTKSKTDPKNDENKIFVNGQEIEAINIIETEEDKNVLQKTALTIKYLLTNGKIYDNNKLRQIKESDIKVLCRTSKEVDFIDRELKNQDVKTNKLAESFFKTKEFNLIFYLIKCLDRKQNFQTLNYILTSKIINLPWELYLSLLEENGIKHIEEAIIDIIYLLENQEITLIEAIDEIISKKDLWLNLAKNFRNTTFTEFAQSKKSYREILINEGKFEELKNYETSLDFISKIYYEDKNIESLISTLEDLILNKDIEQDEDKITTGDNQAIEILTIHKSKGLSINIVFLIGDIQNNDNLLKKSDTFYKFYSKNKIEYDFLKLKENQQFAKNKILNEEQNIFYVGTTRARFALFIINQGATINKMLELAEIKTIEKINLNFNVYNLIKTNQFNKLDINDNKEIKLIPPKPINKYLFRKEHTHSYTSLASIYKSNHHENPETRNDETYDNDATCSGETLPRGKDIGNILHAIMQDINFSDAKDSFNNFQKINIALIQKKIEHFNSKLNTPKLQEMLIKMIYNILNTKIRFIGARLCDIQELQKEMEFLIKINTKIYEQKSLFKDHNKLDLVLNDGYIKGIIDLIFKINNKIYILDYKTNYLGENLKDYNLTNLKKKMKQEQYDLQYKIYALGIKKILFKNIEEYNKHFGGVIYLFTRAFQKNIKEQSKTQNGIYSTIPNFKELDLEQIYLQLKY is encoded by the coding sequence ATGAAAGAAATAATAGATAAAATCAAATACAACGAAAAAATATTAATTGAGGCTTCAGCAGGAACTGGAAAGACCTACACACTTGAGAATACTATTACAAACTTACTCATAAACAAAATGTACTCTCCAAGCGAGATCTTAGTGCTAACATTCACAAAAAAAGCAACAGAAGAGATGCATATTAGAATATTAAAATCAATTGAGAATGCATATCAAAATTCAAAAACAGATAAATCCTTAAAAACCATTTATGAACAATCAAATAAAATCTTTATCTCAACTATAAACAAATTCGCACTATATGCTCTAAACAATTTTCAAATCGAGACAGAAAATTTTTCCAAATACAGTGTAAAAGAAAATTTTACATCAGAAATAGACGAAATAGTTTATGAATTTTTAAGAAAATCAGATTCATTAAAAAAAGAATTTGAAATCAAAGACGATGAATTTGAAATCTTTAAATCTAAATTCAAAAATACAAAAGACATGACTCAATATATAAGACAAGGGTATAAAAGAGACAAGACGCAAGAACTTGGAGATTGGATAGAAACCCAAACGATTTTTAACCAAATGCTCACAAATAAGGATAAATTAATTGACAAGTACAACTTAATAGTTGAAGCATTAAACGAAATGACTATGGAAGAAAAGCGAACTTTCCTAAATAAACATAACCAAGGAATTAAAATATCAGAAATCAAATATAGTCATGAAAAAGACATCGTAAAAATAACAGACATACTTACAAACAACAAATTTTTCTGCAAAATAATAGAATCTAATCTTAAGAAAAATGTTACTCTTCTACCTAAGGAACTAAAAATACAAACAGCTTTAAGAGAACTTAGCCATGAAACAAATACAGATAAAGAAGATAAAAACACACTTAGAAGATTTATTAACCTAAAAGTCGAATATAAAATACTTAAATATATAGAAAGGGAACTTGCAACTACCATTAATGCAACAAATACAATAGACCAAAAACAGATAATGCTAAACTTAAAAAAACACTTGGAATCTCGTGATAACAGACTATTAAATTCAATAAAAAACAGATATAAAATAATATTAATAGATGAAGCACAAGATTTAGATCTAATACAAATAGAAATATTTGAACTACTCAGCTCTTGTGGTATAAAACTAGTATTTATAGCTGATCCTAAGCAAATAATTTATACATTTAGAAATGCTGATATATCATTTTACAACCAAAATATAAAAGATAAAATAAAGGATGATGCAAGAATAACATTACTAACAAATTACAGATCAAATAAAAAGTTAATCGAACCTTTAAATATTATGTTTGATAACATCTATAATAAAGCACGCACAGATGAAATCGAACAAATAAAATTTACCAAATCAAAAACAGATCCTAAGAATGACGAAAATAAAATTTTTGTAAATGGGCAAGAAATAGAAGCAATAAACATAATAGAAACTGAAGAAGATAAAAATGTCTTACAAAAAACAGCACTAACAATAAAATATTTACTAACAAACGGCAAAATTTATGATAATAATAAACTTAGGCAAATTAAAGAATCAGACATAAAAGTGCTTTGCAGGACAAGCAAGGAAGTAGATTTCATAGACAGAGAACTTAAAAATCAAGATGTAAAAACAAATAAGCTCGCAGAATCATTTTTTAAGACGAAAGAATTCAACTTGATATTTTACCTCATAAAATGTTTAGACAGAAAACAAAACTTTCAAACTCTAAACTATATCTTAACCAGCAAAATAATAAACCTTCCGTGGGAATTATACCTAAGTTTACTTGAAGAGAATGGAATAAAGCACATAGAAGAAGCTATTATTGACATAATATATTTACTTGAGAATCAAGAAATAACATTAATAGAGGCAATAGACGAAATCATATCAAAGAAAGATTTATGGCTCAATTTGGCAAAAAATTTTCGTAATACTACCTTCACTGAATTTGCACAATCAAAAAAAAGCTACAGGGAAATCCTAATAAATGAGGGAAAATTTGAAGAACTTAAGAACTATGAAACAAGCCTAGATTTTATTTCTAAAATTTACTATGAAGATAAAAACATAGAATCATTAATATCTACTCTAGAAGACCTAATACTCAATAAAGATATTGAACAAGATGAAGACAAAATCACTACTGGAGATAATCAAGCCATAGAAATACTGACAATACACAAATCAAAAGGACTAAGTATTAATATCGTATTCTTAATAGGTGATATTCAAAACAACGATAATCTCCTTAAAAAATCGGATACATTTTATAAATTTTACTCAAAAAACAAAATAGAATATGACTTTTTAAAATTAAAAGAAAATCAACAATTTGCGAAAAATAAGATTTTAAATGAAGAGCAAAACATTTTTTATGTAGGAACAACACGAGCCAGATTTGCACTATTTATTATTAATCAAGGTGCAACAATAAATAAAATGTTAGAGCTAGCAGAAATAAAAACAATTGAAAAAATAAACCTAAACTTTAATGTATACAATCTGATTAAAACTAATCAATTCAATAAATTAGACATAAATGATAACAAAGAGATAAAATTAATCCCCCCAAAACCAATAAATAAATATCTATTTAGAAAAGAACATACACATAGCTATACGAGTCTTGCATCAATCTATAAGTCCAACCACCATGAAAATCCAGAAACAAGAAATGATGAGACTTATGATAATGATGCTACTTGTTCTGGGGAAACACTCCCAAGGGGCAAAGATATTGGTAATATTTTACATGCCATAATGCAAGACATAAATTTTAGCGACGCAAAAGATAGTTTCAACAATTTTCAAAAAATCAATATTGCTCTTATACAGAAAAAAATAGAACATTTTAATTCAAAACTAAATACACCCAAGTTACAAGAAATGCTAATAAAGATGATTTATAACATATTAAATACAAAAATTAGATTTATTGGCGCAAGATTGTGTGATATCCAAGAATTGCAAAAAGAAATGGAATTTTTAATCAAAATAAATACAAAAATTTATGAGCAAAAGTCTCTCTTTAAGGACCACAACAAGTTGGATTTAGTATTAAATGACGGATACATAAAGGGAATTATTGATCTTATATTTAAGATAAATAATAAAATATATATTCTAGACTATAAAACAAATTATCTTGGAGAAAATTTAAAAGATTATAACTTAACAAACTTAAAGAAGAAAATGAAACAAGAACAGTATGACTTACAATATAAAATCTACGCGCTTGGAATAAAAAAAATACTCTTTAAGAATATAGAAGAATATAACAAACATTTCGGAGGAGTAATATATCTATTTACAAGAGCTTTTCAAAAAAATATTAAAGAACAATCTAAAACGCAAAATGGGATTTATTCCACTATACCAAATTTTAAAGAATTAGATTTAGAACAAATATATTTGCAATTAAAATATTAA
- a CDS encoding exodeoxyribonuclease V subunit gamma — protein MYKIYKTNKVSRIYNKIKELTQNDDIFKKETIILLKRNILGEEIKKYLATLNEVSYNLNIKQNITKTIYNLSTENQNIKNFLENNTLLLYSETEKFILYHILKDNKIKNIKQFKSTKNRYIFAAKIITLFHKYYSKFSNLIDNWRQNELLFEDKNKIHYESMQKEMFEKLFENQINILDLHKKIEQEITDNRQSIETKKIIIIGETREIDRKILHCLQKIFDITVYELILEDITQIKSILIDELVPLKIKKCNSKIQIEQEIDIQLFEEKNFLASFKNNIIKGTPLSNLDNSFKIIEAKTKKREVEILVNNILHSTQNNNLKINDIVITCLPKDMNMYLPYIEEFLNKYELEFTILDSKDVSKSKSVIALKQLMKLFISTRGTISNFNRKEIIEFLSNTKVMNKFNISISELEYLIKFSDAVNINFGMNDIHKESLSYDKNFLNSWEDGFNRFLTSAIFNCKYECKNCQESISFQDPDSIIRLISIIKSLYEDIMYFKEQEYTIYEWAEIMDIFIDKYIKLENNNKIDEYINTRIQYLKNFSKDFNENLHKDYLAKIKDRKVDFALFKVMLEESIEQKAYQVSNQNTGILVASSDKIEYLQKSEIHFLGSHQLNASIHFDNMDLLNEYYDYINLEQDNISNLIKIIFAASNKFYLYYSLSESLNPDINKPKVINKIVNYIKDMGLELKIEIHPNENYDFEYFKYEKANYLINYDIEAFNIAKSLQKGKHPHFKQKRLKLKKQITLEIEDINKAITNPYKYFYEDILNVHIKDISQISEIKEKQEEQIIDIENFNYKLMNNFIPIHECIKDEPNEHIADRIDNIIENQIQRGIIPINIKKETIKEEFIVKLNEIKNNITASFQEFFKMQETDIILNKSIPINFEGETLEFKLNGKLKNIYKIDNRYYYVNLEKKDYGQDKIIKKINLYIIGLMLKSAIENIDSIQEIRITYETSKLSLGNQYTNEEINSIDLENLLKQIAYISSYPTPIYKDLIQKSLIKIKDINEFREVLKKQIKYPQKSISINKSMEFILQQRDITWCPYYNRFKDTHALNIDDNLEKLLQDFYAKFIKVQS, from the coding sequence ATGTACAAGATATACAAAACAAACAAAGTAAGTAGAATCTACAATAAAATTAAAGAACTAACTCAAAATGATGACATATTTAAAAAAGAAACTATTATCCTTTTAAAAAGGAACATTCTAGGCGAAGAAATTAAGAAATATCTAGCAACCCTGAATGAAGTTTCATATAACCTCAATATAAAACAAAACATAACGAAAACGATATATAACCTTTCAACAGAAAACCAAAATATAAAAAATTTCTTAGAAAATAATACTTTGCTACTGTACTCAGAAACAGAAAAATTTATCCTGTATCACATATTAAAAGACAATAAAATAAAAAATATCAAGCAATTTAAATCAACAAAAAATAGATATATCTTTGCAGCAAAGATAATAACTTTATTTCATAAATACTACTCTAAATTTTCAAATCTAATTGATAATTGGAGACAAAATGAACTTTTATTTGAAGACAAGAATAAAATCCACTACGAATCCATGCAAAAGGAAATGTTTGAAAAACTATTTGAAAATCAAATCAACATTCTTGATTTACATAAAAAAATAGAACAAGAAATAACAGATAATCGGCAAAGCATTGAAACAAAGAAAATAATAATCATTGGAGAGACTAGAGAAATTGACAGAAAAATTTTACACTGCTTGCAAAAAATTTTCGACATTACAGTATACGAGTTAATACTTGAAGATATAACTCAAATCAAATCTATCCTCATAGACGAACTCGTACCACTAAAAATCAAAAAATGCAACTCAAAGATACAAATAGAACAAGAAATTGACATCCAATTATTTGAAGAGAAAAATTTCTTAGCAAGTTTCAAAAACAATATCATAAAAGGTACTCCTCTATCAAACTTAGATAATAGTTTTAAAATAATAGAAGCAAAAACAAAAAAACGAGAGGTAGAAATCCTAGTAAACAATATTTTACATTCAACACAAAATAATAATTTAAAAATAAATGATATTGTAATAACTTGCCTACCAAAAGATATGAACATGTACTTACCATACATAGAGGAATTTTTAAATAAATACGAACTTGAGTTTACTATTCTGGATTCCAAAGATGTCTCAAAAAGTAAAAGCGTAATAGCACTAAAGCAATTAATGAAACTCTTCATTTCAACCAGGGGAACGATTAGTAATTTTAACAGAAAAGAAATAATTGAATTTTTAAGTAACACAAAAGTAATGAATAAATTCAACATCTCAATAAGTGAATTAGAATACCTAATAAAATTTAGTGACGCAGTGAATATTAATTTTGGAATGAATGATATTCATAAAGAAAGCTTATCTTATGATAAGAACTTTTTAAATTCGTGGGAAGATGGTTTTAACAGATTTCTCACATCTGCGATTTTTAATTGCAAATATGAATGCAAGAATTGCCAAGAAAGTATAAGCTTTCAAGATCCAGATTCAATAATAAGATTAATAAGCATAATAAAAAGCCTATATGAAGATATAATGTACTTTAAAGAACAAGAATATACAATATATGAATGGGCAGAAATAATGGATATCTTCATAGATAAATATATTAAACTTGAAAATAACAATAAAATTGATGAATATATAAATACAAGAATACAATACCTTAAAAATTTTTCAAAAGACTTTAATGAAAATCTTCACAAAGATTACTTGGCAAAAATTAAAGACAGAAAAGTTGATTTTGCGCTCTTTAAAGTAATGCTTGAGGAAAGCATAGAACAAAAAGCATATCAAGTAAGTAATCAAAATACAGGCATACTTGTTGCAAGCTCTGATAAAATCGAATATTTACAAAAATCTGAAATCCACTTCTTAGGAAGTCATCAATTAAACGCAAGCATTCATTTTGATAACATGGATTTACTCAATGAATACTATGACTATATCAATCTGGAGCAAGATAACATTTCAAATTTAATTAAGATAATCTTTGCAGCATCAAACAAGTTCTATCTCTATTACTCGCTAAGCGAATCTCTAAATCCAGATATCAATAAACCTAAAGTAATAAATAAAATAGTAAATTATATAAAAGACATGGGACTGGAACTAAAAATTGAAATACACCCAAATGAAAATTATGATTTTGAATACTTCAAATACGAAAAAGCCAATTACCTAATCAACTATGACATAGAGGCTTTTAATATTGCAAAATCACTACAAAAAGGCAAACATCCGCACTTTAAACAGAAAAGACTCAAATTAAAAAAACAAATCACACTAGAAATAGAAGATATCAATAAAGCCATAACTAATCCATACAAATACTTTTACGAAGATATATTAAATGTACACATCAAAGACATAAGCCAAATTAGTGAAATTAAAGAAAAACAAGAGGAGCAAATTATTGATATTGAGAATTTTAATTATAAATTAATGAATAATTTCATACCAATACATGAATGCATAAAAGATGAACCCAATGAACACATAGCAGACAGAATAGATAACATTATTGAAAATCAAATTCAAAGAGGAATAATTCCCATAAACATCAAGAAAGAAACCATAAAAGAAGAATTTATAGTAAAGCTCAATGAAATTAAAAATAATATTACTGCAAGTTTCCAAGAATTCTTCAAAATGCAGGAAACTGATATCATATTAAATAAAAGCATACCCATTAACTTCGAAGGCGAAACATTAGAATTTAAATTAAATGGAAAACTTAAAAACATATATAAAATAGATAATCGATATTATTACGTCAATTTAGAAAAAAAAGATTATGGTCAAGACAAAATTATTAAAAAAATAAACCTATATATAATAGGACTAATGTTAAAAAGTGCAATTGAAAACATAGATTCAATTCAAGAAATAAGAATAACTTATGAGACTTCTAAATTATCCCTTGGTAATCAATATACAAATGAAGAAATAAACTCCATAGATCTTGAAAATCTACTAAAACAAATAGCATATATTTCAAGCTATCCTACTCCCATTTATAAAGATTTAATACAAAAAAGTCTAATTAAAATAAAAGATATAAACGAATTTCGGGAAGTACTAAAAAAACAAATCAAATATCCGCAAAAAAGCATTAGTATTAACAAATCCATGGAATTTATTCTTCAACAAAGAGATATAACATGGTGTCCATATTACAACAGATTTAAAGACACTCACGCTTTAAATATAGACGACAACTTAGAAAAATTACTTCAAGATTTTTATGCTAAATTTATTAAGGTGCAAAGTTAA
- a CDS encoding nicotinate phosphoribosyltransferase yields the protein MKNLSLFTDFYELSMMNAYFTKNINPKAKFEMFFRKTPFKNGYIILAGIHTLINILKELHFRKEEIEYLESLEYFDKKFLEYLKTLKLNIKISSIEEGRIVFPHEPILIIEGNLIELLLIEGLVLNTINFESLIATKTARIKEAGATNLAEFGLRRAQGINGALSASKAAYIGGADFTSNVLAGYKYNIPVTGTMAHSWVMSFKSEEEAFWEYAKIYPNNVSLLIDTYDTLNSGLKNAIKVFKTLKRKGHKNFSVRIDSGDLEYLSKEVRKILNENGLFEVKIIISNELDEDIIMYLNSIHAPIDCWGVGTNLVTAKGEPNLSGVYKMISIQQNGKFIPKMKISNNVDKATLPSQKGVVRIYSNAQMIFDLIFLKEEEEEIKEMLNLKKKFTIFHPMQDNIFKEIKTYESFEFLIHTVFENSKICQNSKSSLAHIRKRVQSDLKKIDHTYKRLINPHIYKVSITEKLKNLKNKLTKENKIR from the coding sequence ATGAAAAATTTATCACTATTTACAGACTTTTACGAACTCTCAATGATGAATGCTTACTTCACAAAAAATATCAATCCAAAAGCCAAATTTGAAATGTTTTTCAGGAAAACACCATTTAAAAATGGATACATAATTTTAGCAGGAATTCACACATTAATTAATATTCTAAAAGAATTACATTTCAGAAAAGAAGAGATTGAATATTTAGAAAGTCTAGAATATTTTGACAAAAAATTTTTAGAATACTTAAAGACACTTAAATTAAATATAAAAATAAGCTCAATAGAAGAAGGAAGAATCGTTTTCCCACATGAACCCATATTAATCATTGAAGGTAATTTAATTGAACTCTTACTCATAGAAGGACTGGTGTTAAATACAATAAATTTTGAAAGCCTAATTGCAACTAAAACAGCAAGAATTAAAGAAGCCGGAGCTACAAATCTAGCGGAATTTGGTCTTAGAAGAGCTCAAGGAATTAATGGTGCGCTCTCAGCAAGTAAAGCTGCTTATATAGGGGGTGCTGACTTTACAAGCAATGTACTTGCAGGATATAAATACAATATTCCCGTAACTGGCACAATGGCTCACAGCTGGGTAATGAGTTTTAAAAGTGAAGAAGAAGCTTTTTGGGAATACGCTAAAATATATCCAAACAATGTAAGTTTACTAATTGACACCTATGATACACTTAACAGCGGACTTAAGAATGCAATAAAAGTTTTTAAAACACTAAAGAGAAAAGGACACAAAAATTTTTCTGTTAGAATTGATAGTGGTGACCTTGAATACTTAAGCAAAGAAGTTAGAAAAATACTTAATGAAAATGGGCTATTTGAGGTAAAAATTATTATATCAAACGAACTTGATGAAGATATTATTATGTATTTAAACTCAATTCATGCTCCCATCGACTGCTGGGGAGTAGGAACCAATCTAGTTACTGCAAAAGGAGAACCCAATCTTTCAGGAGTGTACAAAATGATATCAATTCAACAAAACGGTAAATTTATTCCTAAAATGAAAATATCAAATAACGTTGACAAAGCAACACTACCCTCTCAAAAAGGGGTTGTCAGAATATACTCAAATGCACAAATGATTTTTGATCTAATTTTTTTAAAAGAAGAAGAGGAGGAAATAAAAGAAATGCTAAACTTAAAAAAGAAATTTACAATTTTTCACCCTATGCAAGATAATATATTCAAAGAAATAAAAACATATGAAAGTTTCGAATTTTTAATACATACAGTTTTTGAAAACAGTAAAATCTGTCAAAACTCAAAATCAAGTCTAGCACATATAAGAAAAAGGGTTCAAAGCGACCTTAAAAAAATTGATCATACATACAAAAGGCTCATAAATCCACACATATACAAAGTAAGTATTACAGAAAAATTAAAAAACTTAAAGAACAAACTCACTAAAGAAAACAAAATACGATAA